The Mus musculus strain C57BL/6J chromosome 2, GRCm38.p6 C57BL/6J genome has a window encoding:
- the Tmem127 gene encoding transmembrane protein 127 isoform 2 (isoform 2 is encoded by transcript variant 2): MNPQTVLLLRVIAAFCFLGILCSLSAFLLDVFGPKHPALKITRRYAFAHILTVLQCATVIGFSYWASELILAQQQQHKKYHGSQVYVTFAVSFYLVAGAGGASILATAANLLRHYPTEEEEQALELLSEMEENDPYPAEYEVINQFQPPPAYTP, encoded by the exons ATGAACCCCCAGACAGTGCTGCTCCTGAGGGTCATcgctgctttctgcttcctgggcaTCCTGTGTAGTCTCTCTGCATTCCTTTTGGATGTCTTTGGGCCCAAGCATCCAGCTCTGAAGATTACTCGTCGGTATGCCTTTGCTCACATCCTCACTG tcCTACAGTGTGCTACCGTCATTGGCTTTTCCTATTGGGCTTCTGAGCTCATCCTGGCCCAGCAGCAACAGCATAAGAAGTACCACGGCTCCCAAGTCTATGTCACCTTTGCTGTTAGCTTCTACTTGGTGGCAGGAGCTGGTGGAGCCTCAATCCTGGCTACTGCAGCCAACCTCCTGCGCCACTACCCaacagaggaagaagaacaagcaCTGGAGCTACTATCTGAGATGGAGGAGAATGACCCCTACCCAGCAGAGTATGAGGTCATCAACCAATTCCAGCCACCCCCTGCCTATACACCCTAA